A single region of the Rhodospirillales bacterium genome encodes:
- a CDS encoding HigA family addiction module antidote protein: MSRSSTTTAEGERLSNPHPGEILFEEFLKPMALSQNALARAIRVPPRRINELVLGKRSVSADTDLRLARYFGMSEGVFLGLQNDYDLMERRRQIEAELQEIDPRAA; the protein is encoded by the coding sequence ATGTCGAGATCGTCGACGACCACGGCTGAGGGCGAGCGGCTGTCCAACCCGCATCCCGGCGAGATCCTGTTCGAGGAGTTCCTGAAGCCGATGGCGCTCAGCCAGAACGCCCTCGCCCGCGCCATCCGCGTGCCCCCCCGCCGCATCAACGAACTCGTCCTCGGCAAACGGTCGGTCAGCGCCGACACCGATCTCCGGCTCGCCCGCTACTTCGGCATGTCCGAGGGCGTATTTCTAGGCCTCCAGAACGACTACGATCTCATGGAGCGGCGCCGACAGATCGAGGCCGAACTGCAAGAGATCGACCCCCGCGCTGCCTGA
- a CDS encoding phage Gp37/Gp68 family protein, protein MANNSAIEWTEATWNPVVGCTVISPGCTNCYAMRMARRLEAMGQTKYTGTTRISGGHPKWNGVVRIDEESLLLPTTWRTGRMIFVNSMSDLFHENVPLAFIKRVFTTMRRTPLHTYQILTKRAERLEELSPKLAWPQNVWMGVSVENENYMIRIDHLRRTRAAIKFLSLEPLLGPLDNLDLTGIDWVIAGGESGPHARPVEPDWIRSIRDQCLDSEVAFHFKQWGGVNKKKTGRILDGRTWDEFPRGAQV, encoded by the coding sequence ATGGCCAATAACTCTGCTATCGAATGGACAGAAGCGACGTGGAACCCAGTTGTCGGCTGCACGGTCATTTCACCAGGCTGCACGAACTGCTATGCGATGCGCATGGCGCGTCGGCTGGAAGCGATGGGCCAAACTAAATACACCGGCACGACGCGCATCTCTGGCGGACATCCTAAGTGGAACGGCGTTGTGCGGATAGATGAGGAATCGCTGTTGCTCCCGACGACGTGGAGAACCGGCCGAATGATCTTCGTGAACTCAATGTCCGACTTGTTTCACGAAAACGTGCCGCTGGCCTTCATAAAGCGCGTGTTTACGACGATGCGAAGAACACCGCTGCACACCTACCAGATTTTGACGAAGCGGGCTGAACGCCTCGAAGAGCTATCGCCGAAGCTGGCTTGGCCTCAAAACGTCTGGATGGGGGTGAGCGTCGAGAACGAGAACTATATGATCAGGATCGATCACCTCCGTCGCACACGGGCAGCAATCAAGTTCCTGAGCCTCGAACCTCTACTCGGACCGCTCGACAATCTCGATCTCACCGGCATCGATTGGGTTATCGCAGGCGGTGAAAGCGGGCCCCACGCCCGACCCGTCGAGCCGGACTGGATACGAAGCATTCGGGATCAGTGTCTCGATTCAGAGGTCGCCTTCCATTTCAAGCAATGGGGCGGCGTCAACAAAAAGAAGACCGGCCGAATTCTCGACGGTCGTACGTGGGATGAGTTTCCCCGCGGCGCTCAGGTGTAG